The genomic interval TCCGAATGAAGAATATAAATACATGATGGTGTACAGAGACTTTGTGAATCAGTTTATTCATTTGAAGCCTTTGAAGGCTATAAGCGTTGACGAAACGGTCGATGTTTTGTTAgatattttcttagtttttgGAGCGCCAAATATTTTGCAGTCTAAGAACGGGATAGCTGTGATCACACCTATTTGTAGGCGAATATGCGCTGCATGTCCTGAAATGAGGACTGTTCCAGGTAATGCGGTGTTTTCTAAGAACGAGTTTAAAGGAAAGTCCAATGAGGATATATTGAAGCAGCTTAACAAGTGGTTGGAAGTGAGCCAGAGCACGAAGTGGCACCAAGGCTTGAAGTTTGTCCAGCATTCCTTAAACACTACTTTCCAATCGACTATTTGCAGGACGCCATCTCAGTTAGTTTTTGGTACAAACCCTCGGATGGGATTGGCATCATGTATGTCCAAAAATGAATATGAACTCATACTGTCAGAAAGCGACTTGAAGGCAGCGTTAGATCAGAAAGAAAATAATAGTCACAGATTCCGGAAACAGCTGAAATTAGAAGAATCTTTGGTGTTGccatgtaattttataaaagatGAGGCTATAGAGGAAGAAGTTAATGAAGAAATCTTCGACGaaagttaaaatttaaaaatacttttaatacgCGCGTAGGCTGTTATTGATTTGTGTTTACTTAATATGTTATTATCTTCTCGAATTATTTTTCTGCTTTCAAAAAACTGATAAATTATATTAACAGACTGTTACTTCATTgagtttcattcattcatttacttTATTCATTCCAAAGGAGTGAACGTACTTTTTTTACTTTCCCCCTTTTACGTTCCCTAAAAAGTTGTACCTACCGTATGTCAAAATGATACTTTGCTGAGTTGCACGAGTTTGCTGTCAAACTCCAGTTATTgttttacggttaaagtaacgtcaaaagtctgtacttttgacgtttgttaaagtcaaagtaagatggagcAACCCAGGCTTATATGTATACAGcaattatacctacctaattaacaaaataaatgaagaCAAAAAAGATGCGGGTAGGCATGCACTGCAACGCTATTTAGCTTATctctttatttgtaaaatattttggtTAATGTAGGTTGCGTGCGAGTCTCATTGGTTTCAGATAGGCACgtagaaattttaaatatatttttttcctgtGCCCTGAGCACGAATGAATCGTATGTATTCCTTTTTATACAACTGTAGTTAGCCCTGTTTtgtttttcgttcgttcgtttcagccgaaagacgtccactgctggacaaaggccccccccaaggatttccacaaagaccggtcctgggccgctcgcatccaggcatttCGTACCTACAAAAAAACAATTACCATCCATCATACTGCACACTATAACGAGTACGATGTTTTGTTCGTGCTCCGGGTACTGTCTTCTTACAGTTTGAGTCATCTACATTATGAAAACTATTACGGAAGCATTACAATAGCATTTCTAATGCTGGCATTACATTATGATTATCATTATGGAGACTAACGGACTCCATAAGTACCGTCGAATTGAGATTATTCATCATAATTATTCAGTTTTTGTTCCTTACAACGCGCTAGATTACCTACTAtgtattatggaagcaataaacatattgagtattgagtagaTCAAGAAAATGAGTGAAGAGCTATCATGcatacagcgccatctcttgtGGTACCTATTAAGCACATCACAATGAGTGGCATGCAATTTTTTTTACTCAGTAGTCAGTTTAAGCAGAGCCAcagattaataataaaattacgtAGAGCATAAATTTAGTTCTGGAACATATTTATAGATGACGCTTAAAACGAATTGTGCTTTAAAGCATTAACTTAGTTCTAGAGCAAACTTATAGATGTCGCTTAAAACGAATTGTGCTTTAAAGCGTTAACTTAGTTCTAGAGCAAACTTAGAGATGGCGCTTATAATGAATTGTGGTATAAAGCGAGAttaaaaatgtgaaagtaaataaattaaaacaataatgaataaattatgcGGCAATTTTAATGCGTTTAAGGATGTCTAGAACGTTGTTTTTAACATTCGCAACTTGCAATAATAGATTACGTTTTGAATCGAAATGGAGGTcctatttacataataattgttaaaaaaatgaaCCTATCTTTAGCCCAACATCCTGGGATGAGCATTAGACTATTCAGGTGGGCAACGCCTACCCGGCCCCCGTCCCCTATTGTGAATTTGGTGCTACATTCTTCGCCCAACCAGTCATTCTCATTTCTCTCTCTCCATTCCAGGCACCTAATAAACAGAGCAGTCAAGACCGGCCCGTGGGGCCAGACGCGGCAGGGCCGGGCCGCCCGGACCCTGGACCCCGCGCTAATGAGGCGGGCTCTCCTGGACGCGCACCAGGGCTACTCCGAAGGCCTGGCCAAGGTCGAGAACGGCAATAGAACAGGTAGCTTTGTTATACGTTTTTTCTCCGcgtagttttttttacaaagtagATTGATCCATTgattgctggacaaagacctcccccaaggatttccacaagaccggtcctgcgctgcccgcatccaggcacctcccgcgaccttcaccagatcgtcatcTTGACTCTTAACGATCCTCAAAAATCCAGAGCCAAAAGACGTCGTAAGAAAATGGTAATAGCTGAGATCTCAAAATCTGTGGTCACAAAAAACCTGAATTCTAGTTTTACGAAAGAAAATACCTACTATCCCAATTAGCTAAATATTGGCAGCGTTGACGTTTTCTGAGTAGAAATTATTCAATTTAGAAAATAAgtgaatttaataaaatgaatatacataaaattaattcaaCAGCATTTAGAGAATAGAGGGAAAGTTCAgttaacactgttttaaaatgactttACTTTAAAATGACTTACTTCAAAATAATTCTGACAGTTCAACTAAAACAGCGTGATGACGCATTGTCCCTTCAACCAGGGTTTTCCTCTAGTTCTCTGGTTActtacttcgaactcctcctatgtgtTTCTGATTAATGTTGTTGCGGATTCAATGACAGTTAAATCAGGcttgttcatctccgcgagtttacatcgaaaacaaaacacgcacgattgccccctacaagagtactattcgacaaggcctcacatacgagcgaacattgactcacgcacgcgtattcttgtgtatgatggaagaaaataaagaaaatggtgtactaaatactgtgcagtatttaactgcctaaataataataaaaacacagaatgtacttttttaagttacctgaagacactgagaggtaaataagtagttaatattattcatgataattcatgctaaatcatgacgtatttcctccgccattttctgcagattggcacctcacgtcacatcattttaccgaagtgagccctatagcttcggcgcagtaccgatcactgacgtttgtcaacaaaacttctgacaaacttgcttgactcttgagacaagctaaattacaccatattgttaatgacattgagcatacatttttttaaataccttcgcgaagtaaaacttctgtacgtagtacttattattattctgtggttaaatTCCCCCGGGagaaacttgacctttactggttgggtttttattggcggtaaaGCTCCCCCTGTAGGTATACCCAGGATCTACTCCAGGCTATACAGgggttgcagcagtgggaacgagaggtgggaatagtgctGTTCTAGCTCTCTGATTCAAACCTTGCTCTCAATGTTCCAGGCCGTGGCATCAGCATGCCGAACATCACTCCATCACAGACCAGCGCTTGCGGCGGCGCGCGGCTGTGCCGATCGCGTTACAACACTACAGCACCCATGTACGGCGTCTCTCTGACGTCAGGGCAGCCCGTCACCATCGTCCAGAAGTTTCCTGATTTACTGCAGCAGGTCGTGTTTGAGGTTTGCGAGTAAGTATTACACTTTGACGCAGTTTTGTTAGAGTAGGATAGGACCAGAGACTACCATTCTCCTTGTAGATGGCATCAAGGACGACTGTGTATGGGATAAATTGGCGTGGGGTGATGAGATGGAGATGGAGTGTTGAATTCCTTTTTTAAACCAGGAAAATGGCATTTCTATACCTATACCACCCGGGGGAAGCAagttatgtggggctcgaaGCATTCgcctaaattagagagggtcatgcTTTTCAGTCAAGACTAACGACTTAGATGCAGTAGTTAAGATTCACGccactataataatattttattgttgacTGTAGACGACAAAAATGAATGAGCTTATCGCGAAAGAACCGATAAATGTCTCCATGAATAAATGGTGGCGCGCAATATAAGCTAGCTGGTAATGCTGCTGAAAGAAAATCGGTTAAATTTCCTGTCGGTGACCTTTTGGTAAATCTCTGACGTCAGTGTAGGTCTTTTTACTTAACACTGTATTTTCGGTCAAGTTAACACAATCGCGCTGAAGTCAATGGCCACACCTCCCATTGTTGCCAAATCACACGTGAGAACGTACGCCATTGAGGTCAAGTATGACTAATAGATCTGAGCTTTGATTATAGGTACTTTCCACAAACGCACAACAAAAGACAGTAAAATGTGTCTATTTGATCATCTAAGACGTTACGTTGTCTTTTTCTCCAATGAAATAGTTATTGATGTCCCTTACTGAACGCTTGTCTACTTAA from Ostrinia nubilalis chromosome 4, ilOstNubi1.1, whole genome shotgun sequence carries:
- the LOC135088503 gene encoding uncharacterized protein LOC135088503, with the protein product MCWRNLSVYIHLALIACCIAADCGPRLKYAWGDALQGSDCPGPDGTPYPRHLINRAVKTGPWGQTRQGRAARTLDPALMRRALLDAHQGYSEGLAKVENGNRTGRGISMPNITPSQTSACGGARLCRSRYNTTAPMYGVSLTSGQPVTIVQKFPDLLQQVVFEVCESSECSLVRGSCTQTYIPYLFLVLPLGPVTLTGQDYVLVESGCVCRPDPMP